Part of the Acidimicrobiales bacterium genome is shown below.
ACGGCCAACGCGTCGGTCAAGGCCGGCGGCGACATCGTCAAGGCCGTCGACACCCAGATCACCACCGCCCGCGGCGTGGTGGCGACCCAGGGCGACGCCGTGCTGTCGGCGCTGACCCAGGTGCGCACCAACCTGCCCGCCACCATCACCGCTTCGGTGAGCGGCGGCGGCGAGACGACGGCCGGCCCGGCCGTCCCCTCGACGAGCACCGGCGTGTCGGCCACCGGCTCGGCCAGCGGCTCGGCGTCGACCGCGCCGGCCTCGGCCAACCTGGTGGGCTCGGCCACGGGCTCGGTCAGCGCCCTGCTGGGCGGCAAGTAGCACCCCGCAGCTCACCTCCACCTCCACCTCCACGCACCGACGGCGGCCCCCAGGGGTCGCCGTCGGTGCGCGGGGCGACTCAGGCGGTGGGCCGGCGAGCCCGCCGATCAGCCGACCAGGCACTGCTCCTTGGCCTCGGCTTCGGCGAACCCGTGCTCGGCGTGGCCCTCGACGTCCAGCTTCGGCAGGAGGCGCTCCAGCCCCCGCGGCAGCCACCAGTTCCGATCCCCCAGGAGCTCCATGGTGGCGGGGACGAGGAGCATGCGGACGATGGTGGCGTCGAGGAGGATGGCGGCGGCCAGGCCGGTCCCCATGAGCTTGGTGACCCGGTCCTGCTCGAGGATGAAGCTGCCGAAGACGAAGACCATGATCGCCGCCGCCGCGGTGATGACCTTCGCCGTCGCCGCCAGCCCGTCCGCCACCGACTCCCGGCTGTCGCCGGTGCGGCGCCACTCCTCGCGGACCCGTGAGAGCAGGAACACCTCGTAGTCCATGGACAGGCCGAAGACGATGGCGAACAGCATCATCGGCGCCCACGGCTCGATGGGCGCCGGCTCCACGCCGGTGACGTCGCTCAGCCAGCCCCACTGGAACAGCGCCACGACGATCCCGTAGGCGGCGCTGACCGACAGCACGTTCATGATCACCGCCTTGAGTGGGACCAGCAGCGACCGGAACACCAGCATGAGGAGGAGGAACGACAGGCCCAGCACGGCGGCGAACAGGTACGGCATCCGGTCGGACAGGTACTGGGAGAAGTCGACGTTGACCGCCTGGGTACCGGTGACCTGGACGTCGACCCCCGCCGCTCTCTCGGCCGGGAGCAGCACCTCGTCGCGCAGCCGCTTGACCAGGTCGGTCGTCGCCTCGTCCTGCGGTCCGGTCGTGGGGATCAGGTTCCACAACACGGCCGTGGGGTTCTCGGAGTCGTCGGGCTGGGCCGGGGAGACGAACACCACGCCGGGATCGGCGGCGGCCGCCTCGTCGATGGCGTCCAGGTCCGCCAGGTCCACACCGTCGGGCACCCGGGCCACGAGCAGGAGTGGCCCGTTGAAGCCGGGCCCGAAGCCCTGCACCAGCAGGTCGTAGGCCTTCCTGGTGGTGGTGTCCTCGGCGTAGTTGCTCTCGTCGGAGAAGCCGAGCCGCAGGCCCAGCACGGGGAGGGCGAGCACGAGGAGGGCCACCGCGCCGGCGACGGCGGCGCTCCACGGGCGGCGCTGGATGAACCGGCTCCACTTGTAGGCGGTGGTCTCCCGCACGGGCTTGCGCCGGTGGTGGATCTCCTTCCTCAGCGGGGCGAAGAAGAAGCCGGCGACGAAGACCACCACCGCCAGCGGGAAAGCGATCGTCAGCGGGGTGAACTTGAGACCGACGCCGGCCAGGGCGACCGCCACCAGGCCGGCGGCGACGAGCCCCCCGCCAGCGGGTCAGCTCGATGCGCTCGCCGGCGAAGCCGAGCAGGGCCGGGAGAAGCGTCAGGGAGGCGCAGATGGTCACGAACACCACCGACGCGGCGCCGA
Proteins encoded:
- a CDS encoding MMPL family transporter; amino-acid sequence: MAVALAGVGLKFTPLTIAFPLAVVVFVAGFFFAPLRKEIHHRRKPVRETTAYKWSRFIQRRPWSAAVAGAVALLVLALPVLGLRLGFSDESNYAEDTTTRKAYDLLVQGFGPGFNGPLLLVARVPDGVDLADLDAIDEAAAADPGVVFVSPAQPDDSENPTAVLWNLIPTTGPQDEATTDLVKRLRDEVLLPAERAAGVDVQVTGTQAVNVDFSQYLSDRMPYLFAAVLGLSFLLLMLVFRSLLVPLKAVIMNVLSVSAAYGIVVALFQWGWLSDVTGVEPAPIEPWAPMMLFAIVFGLSMDYEVFLLSRVREEWRRTGDSRESVADGLAATAKVITAAAAIMVFVFGSFILEQDRVTKLMGTGLAAAILLDATIVRMLLVPATMELLGDRNWWLPRGLERLLPKLDVEGHAEHGFAEAEAKEQCLVG